In one Oryza glaberrima chromosome 2, OglaRS2, whole genome shotgun sequence genomic region, the following are encoded:
- the LOC127764331 gene encoding putative homeobox-leucine zipper protein HOX26 yields MSSSSLTTTSSMDSVVDGGLDTRLSLAVGCCPPRRRPVLLFGEVLPSPEKKVAAAAVVAAGKRGREQRGEAEAEATTTRQRRSCKKGRRGRGDDDDDDGDRRSPSGGGGDEEGASRKKLRLTGEQATLLEDSFRAHNILSHAEKQELAGKLGLSARQVEVWFQNRRARTKLKQTEADCDLLRRWCDHLAADNARLRRDLAELRRSSSSPPVSGLAVATPVVCPSCAHDDKRRLAFATAAAAAGDMASN; encoded by the exons atgtcgagctcgagcttgacgACGACCAGCAGCATGGACtccgtcgtcgacggcggcctcGACACGCGCCTCTCTCTCGCCGTCGGCTGCTgcccgccgcggaggaggccggTGTTGCTGTTCGGTGAGGTGCtcccgtcgccggagaagaaggtggcggcggcggcggtggtggctgctGGGAAGCGAGGCCGAGAGCAGAGGGGTGAGGCTGAGGCTGAAGCTACGACGacgaggcagcggcggagctGCAAGAAGggcaggagggggaggggagacgacgatgacgacgacggtgatCGCCGGagcccgagcggcggcggcggtgacgaggaAGGCGCGAGCAGGAAGAAGCTCCGGCTCACCGGCGAGCAGGCCACGCTTCTCGAGGACAGCTTCCGCGCCCACAACATCCTCTCCCAT GCGGAGAAGCAGGAGCTGGCGGGGAAGCTGGGGCTGAGCGCGAGGCAGGTGGAGGTGTGGTTCCAGAACAGGAGGGCGAGGACGAAGCTGAAGCAGACGGAGGCCGACTGCGACCTGCTCCGCCGCTGGTgcgaccacctcgccgccgacaacgcccgcctccgccgcgacctcgccgagctgcgccgctcctcctcctcgccgccggtgtCCGGCCTCGCCGTGGCCACGCCCGTCGTCTGCCCCTCCTGCGCCCACGACGACAAGCGCCGCCtcgccttcgccaccgccgccgccgccgccggcgacatggCCAGTAACTGA
- the LOC127764095 gene encoding uncharacterized protein LOC127764095: MSTGRVRHKCTTQPMIFATSLRVKLVGATPLPARLSPPAPPASVVRACACLPRLGIGASAMWRRGRAMRWRRRWKYSLPAACLALVLLAAAAARGVPIGGGGMAHTGGGRVVVASSTAAFAAAAASASRCKKQRSSRGGATGPAAAGCGWSPPAAAAADERVVPTGSNPLHNR; this comes from the exons ATGAGCACTGGAAGGGTGAGGCACAAGTGCACAACACAACCCATGAT CTTCGCTACTTCGCTACGCGTCAAGCTCGTCGGAGCCACGCCGTTGCCGGctcgcctctcgccgccggcgccgccggcgtctgtCGTTCGCGCGTGCGCTTGCTTGCCCCGGCTTGGCATTGGCGCGAGCGCGATGTGGCGACGTGGCCGTGCcatgaggtggcggcggcggtggaagtaCTCCCTCCCGGCGGCGTGCCTGGCGCTcgtgctgctcgccgccgccgcggcgcgcggcgtgcctatcggcggcggcggcatggcgcaCACCGGTGgaggccgcgtcgtcgtcgcctcctccaccgcggccttcgccgccgccgccgcctccgcctcccggtGCAAGAAGCAGAGGAGCAGTagaggcggcgccaccggccccgccgccgcgggctgcGGGtggtcgccgcccgccgccgccgccgccgacgagaggGTCGTCCCCACCGGCTCCAACCCTCTTCACAACCGATGA